The Clostridioides sp. ES-S-0010-02 genome window below encodes:
- a CDS encoding class I SAM-dependent methyltransferase — translation MYYKDIDFEKKWHEYIESKEGYARERAFDDEAERKFFKKLSHKYDDKPTLYDYSKEVFNFVDKLIDEGKNLIEIGAGTGKFTIPLSKKCKGIIANDFSIDMLNVLEGKIREHNITNIDTIQGKWEEINVGHSDYILSVNSLYRIWDIKDALSKMAKLAKEKVIIVRTIQKPLFNDLYMDLGDKDRTCPDYIYIPNILHSLNICADIKFIDVENEIEFDSVEDILFKMETELNKKINFSDMLDKYIDKIIEKRENKYIFKHKTKVVIIYWNSIS, via the coding sequence ATGTACTATAAAGATATAGATTTTGAGAAAAAATGGCATGAGTATATTGAAAGTAAAGAAGGATATGCAAGAGAAAGAGCTTTTGATGATGAAGCGGAAAGAAAGTTTTTTAAAAAATTATCTCATAAATATGATGATAAGCCAACGCTTTATGATTATTCAAAAGAAGTATTTAATTTTGTAGATAAGTTAATAGATGAAGGAAAAAATCTTATAGAAATTGGTGCAGGTACCGGAAAATTTACTATTCCACTTTCTAAGAAATGTAAAGGTATAATTGCTAATGATTTTTCAATAGATATGCTTAATGTGCTTGAAGGAAAGATTAGGGAACATAATATAACTAATATAGATACAATACAAGGAAAATGGGAAGAGATTAATGTTGGGCATAGTGATTATATTTTATCTGTGAATTCTCTTTATCGAATTTGGGATATTAAAGATGCTTTGAGTAAGATGGCCAAGCTAGCTAAAGAAAAAGTGATTATAGTGAGAACTATTCAAAAACCATTATTTAATGATTTGTATATGGATTTAGGTGATAAAGATAGAACTTGTCCAGATTATATATACATTCCAAATATACTACATTCTTTAAATATATGTGCAGATATAAAGTTTATTGATGTAGAAAATGAAATTGAATTCGATAGTGTAGAGGATATACTTTTTAAAATGGAAACAGAATTAAATAAAAAGATTAACTTTAGCGATATGTTGGATAAGTATATAGATAAGATAATAGAAAAAAGAGAAAACAAATATATTTTTAAACATAAAACTAAAGTTGTAATTATATACTGGAATAGTATAAGCTAG
- a CDS encoding YfcC family protein: MSSLKKKKFTMPQTLTIIFLLIVVMAVLTWIVPSGNFERVDIDGRSVVVAGTYEKAASNPQGITDVFTAPINGFIDAAEVVGFVLIVGGAFGIVNKTGAIEAVIAHTVNKMKRFQFLIIPISMILFGLGGTTFGMSEETLPFYMIFIPLMTSMGYDSLTAVATVFIGATAGFGAATTNPFSVGIAQALSQITPGSGIELRVVMFIIYMAISIGFVMMYANKVKKDPKKSLVHGISLNQESMANTDTNIKEFTKREAMVIAIFTIGMAIMIYGVLKLGWYITEIAMIFTAIGIISGIASGLKQDDIVNSFISGAGDLMTAGLCIAFARGIVIIAENGFIIDTILNSAANLLNGLPKTIFINLTFLIEGLIAFFIPSASGLASLTIPVLAPLGDLVDVSRQMIVTAYQFGIGVTNLITPTSGVLMGALAVANIPWSKWVRFVMPLMVVLTITVMVFLTIGLFVGF; this comes from the coding sequence ATGAGCAGTTTAAAAAAGAAAAAGTTTACTATGCCACAGACACTTACTATAATATTTTTACTAATAGTAGTAATGGCAGTTCTTACTTGGATAGTACCAAGTGGAAATTTTGAAAGGGTAGATATAGATGGAAGGTCGGTTGTTGTAGCTGGAACTTATGAAAAAGCAGCATCAAATCCACAAGGAATTACTGATGTATTTACAGCACCTATAAATGGATTTATAGATGCAGCTGAAGTAGTTGGATTTGTTTTGATAGTTGGAGGAGCTTTTGGAATAGTTAACAAAACAGGAGCTATAGAAGCTGTTATAGCTCATACTGTAAATAAAATGAAGAGATTCCAATTCTTAATAATACCTATATCAATGATTCTATTTGGATTAGGTGGAACAACATTTGGAATGAGTGAAGAAACACTACCTTTTTATATGATATTTATTCCACTCATGACCAGTATGGGATATGATTCATTAACAGCAGTGGCTACAGTATTTATAGGAGCAACAGCTGGATTTGGAGCAGCTACTACTAATCCTTTCTCTGTAGGAATAGCACAAGCATTGTCACAAATAACACCAGGTTCTGGGATAGAGTTGAGAGTTGTTATGTTTATAATATATATGGCTATATCTATAGGATTTGTTATGATGTATGCCAATAAAGTTAAAAAAGACCCTAAGAAGTCTTTAGTACATGGTATATCATTGAATCAAGAATCAATGGCTAATACTGATACAAACATAAAAGAATTTACAAAAAGAGAAGCTATGGTAATAGCAATTTTCACAATAGGTATGGCAATTATGATATATGGAGTTTTAAAGCTAGGATGGTACATAACTGAAATTGCAATGATATTTACAGCTATAGGTATAATATCAGGAATAGCATCAGGGCTTAAACAAGATGACATAGTTAATTCATTTATAAGTGGAGCAGGAGATTTAATGACAGCAGGGCTATGTATAGCATTTGCACGTGGAATAGTAATAATAGCAGAAAATGGATTTATAATAGATACAATTTTAAATTCTGCCGCAAATTTATTAAATGGACTTCCAAAGACTATATTTATAAATTTAACTTTCTTAATAGAAGGTTTAATAGCATTTTTTATACCATCTGCATCAGGACTTGCATCACTTACAATACCTGTACTTGCTCCACTTGGAGATTTAGTAGATGTATCTAGACAAATGATAGTTACAGCTTATCAATTTGGTATAGGTGTAACTAACTTAATAACACCTACATCAGGTGTTTTAATGGGAGCACTAGCAGTAGCTAATATTCCTTGGTCAAAGTGGGTTAGATTTGTAATGCCTTTAATGGTAGTATTAACAATTACTGTAATGGTGTTTTTAACAATAGGATTATTTGTTGGATTCTAA
- a CDS encoding M20 family metallopeptidase: MIESIKKRAYEIENELGKEIEEVCDFIFNNPELGEEEYISSKYLVDKMKEYGFDTTYPYCNMDTAFRAELGDNDGPTIAFLAEYDALPGYGENKEPGHACGHNWIAASTLGACIVLSKLKENFKGKIVLIGTPAEETTGGKCDLVKAGAFDDIDVSYQMHIEAFNNINCKALAIDSIEFSFEGVSAHAASHPHMGVNALDAVQLTFAGINALRQHVKSDVRIHGIVSNGGEAPNIVPEKAACEFFVRAAERSYLDEVTKKVINCAKGAELMTGAKLSYRYFENSFDNIINNKVLQNITKNNLIEAGITDILEGKEGPVGSTDIGNVSQVCPTMYTEIALDINPMVYVHEKEFLNYANSEEAYDKLHKAVKAMVGCALEIYLEDGLLDEIKKNHLN, from the coding sequence ATGATTGAAAGTATAAAGAAAAGAGCTTATGAGATAGAGAATGAACTGGGAAAAGAAATTGAAGAAGTATGTGATTTTATATTTAACAATCCAGAACTAGGAGAAGAAGAATATATATCATCAAAGTACTTGGTAGATAAAATGAAGGAATATGGATTTGATACAACTTATCCATACTGTAATATGGATACTGCTTTTAGAGCAGAACTAGGGGATAATGATGGTCCAACTATAGCATTTTTAGCTGAGTATGACGCATTGCCTGGATATGGGGAAAATAAAGAACCAGGTCATGCTTGTGGACATAACTGGATTGCTGCATCTACATTAGGAGCTTGTATAGTACTAAGTAAGTTAAAAGAAAATTTTAAAGGAAAAATTGTACTAATAGGAACACCAGCTGAAGAAACAACAGGAGGAAAGTGTGATTTAGTTAAGGCAGGAGCTTTTGATGATATTGATGTAAGTTATCAGATGCATATAGAAGCTTTTAATAACATAAACTGCAAGGCTTTGGCAATAGATTCAATAGAGTTTAGTTTTGAAGGGGTATCAGCACATGCAGCTAGCCATCCTCATATGGGTGTTAATGCATTAGATGCAGTACAACTTACTTTTGCAGGAATAAATGCACTAAGACAGCATGTAAAATCAGATGTTAGAATACATGGGATAGTTTCAAATGGAGGAGAAGCTCCAAACATAGTTCCAGAAAAAGCTGCCTGTGAATTTTTTGTAAGAGCTGCTGAAAGAAGTTATTTAGATGAAGTAACTAAAAAGGTTATAAACTGTGCAAAAGGTGCAGAGTTAATGACAGGTGCTAAACTTTCTTATAGATACTTTGAAAATTCTTTTGACAATATAATAAATAATAAGGTGCTTCAGAATATAACAAAGAATAATCTAATTGAGGCAGGTATAACAGATATATTAGAAGGAAAAGAAGGTCCAGTAGGTTCTACAGATATAGGAAACGTAAGCCAAGTTTGTCCTACTATGTATACGGAAATAGCTCTAGACATAAATCCAATGGTATATGTTCATGAAAAAGAGTTTCTAAATTATGCAAATTCTGAGGAAGCTTATGATAAACTTCACAAAGCAGTAAAGGCAATGGTAGGATGTGCGTTAGAAATTTATCTAGAAGATGGACTACTTGATGAGATTAAGAAAAATCACTTAAATTAA